GGATGGGGAAATGGGATTGGGAATTTCTCCAGCAAACCGTATTGCGCTGGAGTCGGTGGATGATTTTCTCGGACAGGTAACCTATGGGGCGAATACGGTGCGATCGCTCACCGATCGCTTAATTGCGCGAGGATGGCAAGGAGACGACCTTTGGGACTCGAAGCTGGGCCATTACAGTCAGAAATTTCTCGAGGAAATTGGTAAAGGTTACTCGCCAACCCCAGATGACACAAAAGCCGCGCGTTTGGAAGCTTGCGATGGCAAAGCGCTCTATCAAAGCTACGTGCAAGATCTCGAAACGGACTATCGACTGGGAAGCTTACCCTCCAATCTTTCCTATCTCGATATTGCCTTACTCTCTCTGGTCGAACGCATTCCGCAATACTATCAAGGATTGCCACACCAACGGGACGGTTTGCTGGAAGTTTTTCGGATCTGGCGTAACTTTGATACTCGCGAAGAAGCGATCGCAGAATTAACCGATGTTGCTCCTACTGTGGCGAACTGGGAAGAAACTTATCTCGATCCGCCTTTAGTCGAATTTCTCTCCCGCGTTTCTCCCAACTATCTCGGTTATCCGCATCAGCGGGAAGCCTTGCTGCGCCTCACCCAACTCTGGCGCAACCTAGATTCTCGAGAAGAAGCGATCGCATCTCTGGAAAAAGATACCTCTCCCGAACCCGCTCTTTTTTATCTCGACCCCGCTTTAATTGCCTTCAGCGAGCGCGTTCCCCAATACTATCGCGGTCGCGGATACCAGCGCCAAGCCCTCACCGAAGCCTTCCGCATTTGGCATAAATTACCCTCTCGCACCGCTGCTCTGCTCGATTTGGGTTTTGATGTCAAAACCTTGAAAAGCAACACCGCAGACCCCAATTTACTGGCGAATACCGCAGCCCAACTCGATCGCGAACTCCTCTCCTTTATGAAACGAGTTCCCTTTACTTACGCCGAAGTCGAACACGAACGCAATGCCCTCATTCGCATGGTGC
This sequence is a window from Roseofilum casamattae BLCC-M143. Protein-coding genes within it:
- a CDS encoding D-Ala-D-Ala carboxypeptidase family metallohydrolase; this encodes MTRLSPDQRNALYTVESERVGIHKSILAALYELQQKPQLQDGEMGLGISPANRIALESVDDFLGQVTYGANTVRSLTDRLIARGWQGDDLWDSKLGHYSQKFLEEIGKGYSPTPDDTKAARLEACDGKALYQSYVQDLETDYRLGSLPSNLSYLDIALLSLVERIPQYYQGLPHQRDGLLEVFRIWRNFDTREEAIAELTDVAPTVANWEETYLDPPLVEFLSRVSPNYLGYPHQREALLRLTQLWRNLDSREEAIASLEKDTSPEPALFYLDPALIAFSERVPQYYRGRGYQRQALTEAFRIWHKLPSRTAALLDLGFDVKTLKSNTADPNLLANTAAQLDRELLSFMKRVPFTYAEVEHERNALIRMVQIWRSLDSREIAIYTLFEDLKRMNGMPRNSVDAPRQPGPIILPPRPSRWTPDNIQLHASIIPGGYFTWAEAIHGGTRIPPNQATVNAIVRLADLAQQARDRMGRPFYITSWYRPPDINYRVGGVSNSRHIVGDAMDFYCEGLTGNQIYWFLDPWWPGGLGRYNRFPYICHIDARNYRARWLR